A genome region from Blautia coccoides includes the following:
- a CDS encoding FGGY-family carbohydrate kinase: protein MKYLLGTDIGTSGTKTILMDTEGNLIAKHLVEYDVLTPRPLWAEQWPQVWLDAALVSIRETVNKSGVAKEDISGLAVSGLYGGSGIPLDKEMQPVRPCLIWMDRRAQEESDWVLSHVGEERLLDITQNGADPYYGYTKMLWIKNHEPENWEKTELFLPPNDYVIYHLTGQIVIDYSSAGNIGGIFDMRTRTWSEEMMEAMGIPMEKMPRKLVESTDIAGGLTKEAAQSLGLMEGMPVIAGGIDCGAANIGLGVLESGIYAAAIGTSMCAALISDKPVKGNGLIVWPYLYDAKNLSYYFAGGATAGAIVKWFRNTFAEEEMRAESEGRGSAYDLLNHQAEKISVGSDGLVVLPYFMGERSPVWDSDAKGTVVGLSLAHTKGHLYRAFLEAVAYSLRDAMEATGEELGEYILLAGGVTKSKLWRQIFADVTGYPVVCPKQDVEANMGDVILAGIGTGILSYEKVKKWQVLGEKIMPDEKNHEKYNEYFRLYHSIYQNLKEDMKQLTKLAE, encoded by the coding sequence ATGAAATATTTATTAGGTACGGATATCGGTACATCCGGTACAAAAACTATATTAATGGATACAGAGGGGAATCTCATAGCAAAACATCTGGTGGAGTACGATGTGCTGACACCCCGCCCCTTATGGGCAGAACAGTGGCCCCAGGTGTGGCTGGACGCAGCACTTGTATCTATCAGGGAAACAGTGAATAAATCCGGTGTGGCAAAAGAGGACATCAGCGGTCTTGCTGTCAGCGGTCTCTACGGAGGTTCCGGTATACCTCTTGATAAGGAGATGCAGCCGGTCCGCCCATGTTTGATCTGGATGGACAGAAGGGCACAGGAGGAAAGTGACTGGGTTCTGTCACATGTGGGGGAAGAAAGACTTCTGGATATCACCCAGAATGGCGCTGATCCCTACTATGGATACACAAAAATGCTCTGGATAAAGAATCATGAGCCGGAAAACTGGGAAAAGACAGAACTCTTTCTTCCTCCCAACGATTATGTGATATATCATCTGACAGGACAGATTGTCATTGACTATTCTTCAGCCGGAAATATTGGCGGGATCTTCGACATGCGCACAAGAACCTGGTCAGAGGAAATGATGGAGGCTATGGGAATTCCCATGGAGAAGATGCCCAGGAAGCTTGTGGAATCCACAGACATTGCAGGAGGCCTGACAAAAGAGGCAGCACAGAGTCTGGGGCTTATGGAGGGAATGCCGGTCATTGCAGGGGGCATTGACTGCGGCGCTGCCAATATCGGATTGGGTGTGCTGGAATCCGGCATCTACGCAGCGGCCATCGGAACCTCCATGTGCGCGGCGCTGATTTCTGATAAGCCGGTAAAAGGAAACGGGCTGATCGTATGGCCCTACCTGTATGATGCGAAAAATCTTTCCTATTACTTTGCCGGGGGAGCAACAGCAGGTGCTATAGTAAAATGGTTTAGGAATACCTTTGCAGAGGAAGAGATGCGCGCGGAGTCAGAGGGGAGAGGCAGTGCCTATGACCTTCTGAACCATCAGGCGGAAAAGATATCGGTGGGAAGTGACGGACTGGTTGTTCTTCCTTATTTTATGGGGGAGAGAAGTCCGGTCTGGGATTCCGACGCAAAAGGTACTGTAGTGGGGCTGTCCCTGGCGCACACCAAGGGTCATCTGTACCGGGCATTTCTGGAGGCGGTTGCCTATTCCCTGAGAGACGCCATGGAAGCCACAGGAGAGGAGCTTGGTGAGTATATCCTCCTGGCCGGAGGGGTGACAAAATCAAAACTGTGGAGACAGATTTTCGCTGATGTGACCGGCTATCCGGTGGTCTGTCCAAAACAGGATGTGGAAGCGAATATGGGAGATGTGATCCTGGCAGGTATCGGTACAGGCATTCTGTCCTATGAAAAAGTGAAAAAATGGCAGGTGCTGGGCGAAAAAATCATGCCGGATGAGAAGAACCATGAAAAATACAATGAATATTTCAGGTTGTATCACTCTATCTATCAAAATTTGAAGGAAGATATGAAGCAGCTTACAAAACTGGCAGAATAG
- a CDS encoding TDT family transporter produces the protein MNRLEKLPVPILPTFVGALTLSNVYAGFGYSWLRHFMMWTAAVILICYIVKLVRFPKTCLEEYKAVVPGSLYAGFSMVTMILGSYFFELGFSGGKFIWGAGLVIHSVHILVFTVRNILMKRDINTFVPSWFVTYNGIMVSCVTGAAMNAGKVLTVVTYYGIAVYVLLIPFMIWRLMKVEVKPAVYHTMAVLLAPCSLCVVSVLNILENPNRLLVTLLYLCVLASLLFIIIKLPAFFSFPFAPGFAGMTFPMAIGIVASSKMGAFLTAGGQEALGNAVTQLAGFQTFLTTMIIGYVLLRFLMMFMRIEMKPVS, from the coding sequence ATGAATAGACTGGAAAAATTACCTGTGCCTATACTGCCCACTTTCGTAGGCGCGCTGACTCTGAGTAATGTTTACGCGGGATTTGGCTATAGCTGGCTGAGACATTTTATGATGTGGACAGCAGCAGTAATCCTGATCTGTTACATTGTCAAGCTTGTCCGGTTTCCAAAGACATGCCTGGAGGAGTATAAGGCAGTGGTGCCGGGTAGCCTCTATGCGGGATTTTCCATGGTCACCATGATCCTGGGGAGTTATTTTTTTGAATTGGGATTCTCTGGGGGAAAGTTTATCTGGGGAGCAGGCCTTGTCATCCACAGTGTACATATCCTTGTGTTTACAGTCCGTAATATCCTTATGAAGCGTGATATCAATACTTTTGTGCCAAGCTGGTTTGTTACCTACAATGGTATCATGGTAAGCTGCGTGACAGGGGCAGCCATGAACGCCGGGAAAGTTTTGACTGTGGTCACATATTACGGTATTGCGGTCTATGTACTTCTGATCCCCTTTATGATATGGAGACTTATGAAAGTGGAAGTAAAACCGGCAGTCTATCATACCATGGCTGTCCTGCTGGCACCCTGCAGTCTCTGTGTGGTGAGTGTGCTGAATATACTGGAAAACCCCAACCGTTTACTAGTCACCCTCCTTTATCTCTGCGTACTTGCCTCTCTGCTGTTTATTATCATCAAGCTGCCTGCGTTTTTTTCATTTCCCTTTGCCCCGGGATTTGCCGGAATGACATTCCCCATGGCGATCGGAATCGTGGCATCTTCAAAAATGGGAGCGTTTCTCACCGCAGGAGGGCAGGAGGCTCTAGGTAATGCCGTGACACAGCTTGCAGGTTTCCAGACCTTTCTTACAACAATGATCATCGGTTATGTACTGCTCCGTTTTCTTATGATGTTCATGAGGATAGAAATGAAGCCGGTTTCTTAA
- a CDS encoding MFS transporter, whose protein sequence is MEQAECLQNIPSEGNGAVTSKWKKRIGYGVGDLGCNLVFSTMASYLMIFYTDVFGISAAVAGTLMLVTKFIDALTDTGMGILVDRTHTKWGQGRPYFLVGAVPFAVFTIMTFFVPDLHMTGKIVWAYVTYCLLCTAYTVVNIPLNTIVPRLTSDLHERNCLVSSRMICAMIGTAIVMTITSPLVEFFGRGNAKKGYLVTMTIYGIAAMLIFVVTFLNTEEVVPPSVKREKSSLAQDLKGLTGQSVIFFAVNFLYFAIYVVRNTTVIYYFTYNLQKTEWLTFVGLFGILSGLPMLLVLPYLEKKMSKRNVMFLSVIIYIAGDLIIYLGKTSAVCLIIGLAVTGLGIYGIFGTTFAIQPDVIDYSEYRKNKSVSGLIAAFQGFFVKASMGLASAVIGLLLKQGGYVANAAQTPKALAYIEASFIWIPMGLCVVICVVMCFYRLDKERGNMDEELERRRRSLNAG, encoded by the coding sequence ATGGAGCAGGCAGAGTGTTTGCAGAACATCCCGTCAGAGGGGAATGGCGCTGTGACATCAAAGTGGAAAAAAAGGATTGGATACGGGGTGGGGGATCTCGGCTGCAATCTGGTATTCAGTACCATGGCGTCTTATCTGATGATATTTTATACAGATGTGTTTGGAATATCAGCGGCCGTAGCGGGTACGCTGATGCTGGTCACAAAGTTTATTGACGCGCTGACTGATACGGGAATGGGGATTTTGGTGGACAGGACCCACACAAAATGGGGACAGGGAAGACCTTATTTTCTCGTGGGAGCAGTTCCGTTTGCTGTCTTTACTATCATGACATTTTTTGTGCCGGATTTACATATGACGGGAAAGATTGTCTGGGCTTATGTGACCTATTGTCTGCTCTGTACAGCTTATACAGTGGTGAACATTCCGCTTAACACCATTGTTCCGCGGCTTACTTCAGATTTACATGAGAGAAACTGTCTGGTTTCCTCCCGTATGATCTGCGCCATGATCGGAACAGCAATCGTTATGACCATCACCTCACCCCTTGTGGAGTTTTTTGGAAGAGGAAATGCCAAAAAGGGATATCTGGTGACTATGACCATCTACGGAATCGCAGCCATGCTTATTTTTGTAGTTACATTTTTAAATACGGAGGAAGTGGTGCCGCCCTCTGTCAAGCGGGAGAAATCTTCGCTTGCTCAGGATTTAAAAGGGCTGACAGGACAGAGCGTGATTTTCTTTGCAGTAAATTTCCTCTATTTTGCCATCTATGTGGTACGCAATACTACAGTTATTTATTATTTTACATATAATCTTCAGAAGACGGAATGGCTGACCTTTGTGGGATTGTTTGGAATCCTTTCGGGCCTTCCCATGCTTCTTGTGCTTCCATATCTGGAGAAGAAGATGTCAAAGCGAAATGTTATGTTTCTGAGTGTGATCATTTATATAGCGGGAGATTTGATCATATACCTTGGTAAGACTTCCGCAGTATGTCTGATTATCGGCCTGGCAGTGACAGGGCTTGGTATCTACGGCATATTCGGAACCACTTTTGCCATTCAGCCTGATGTGATCGACTATTCTGAATACAGAAAAAATAAAAGCGTTTCAGGCCTTATCGCCGCTTTCCAGGGCTTTTTTGTAAAAGCGAGCATGGGCCTTGCCAGCGCAGTGATCGGTCTTCTTCTGAAACAAGGCGGATATGTGGCAAATGCAGCGCAGACACCAAAGGCACTTGCGTATATTGAAGCCAGTTTTATCTGGATTCCCATGGGGCTCTGCGTGGTCATCTGCGTGGTCATGTGTTTTTACAGACTGGATAAAGAGCGGGGAAATATGGATGAAGAGCTGGAGAGAAGAAGACGTTCCCTTAACGCGGGCTGA
- a CDS encoding 4Fe-4S dicluster domain-containing protein: MYRIKIDRSKCIGCLTCVTACVVSHETDSGDARNRVVIDSETKPAPIFCRHCERPECVYTCMTGAMSKNPETGYVEYDKERCASCYMCIMSCPFGILKSDSHDHKEIMKCNMCIHRSSDKKGAPMCVEKCPMQAITFEEV, translated from the coding sequence ATGTATCGGATCAAAATAGACCGCAGCAAATGTATCGGCTGCCTGACCTGTGTCACCGCCTGTGTGGTCAGTCATGAGACGGACAGCGGAGACGCCAGAAACCGTGTGGTGATCGACAGTGAGACGAAGCCGGCACCTATATTCTGCCGGCACTGCGAGAGGCCGGAGTGTGTATATACCTGCATGACAGGGGCTATGAGCAAGAATCCAGAGACAGGCTATGTGGAATATGACAAGGAGCGCTGCGCGAGCTGTTATATGTGTATCATGTCATGTCCCTTCGGCATTCTGAAAAGCGACAGTCATGACCATAAGGAGATCATGAAGTGCAATATGTGTATACACAGGAGCAGCGATAAAAAAGGCGCCCCTATGTGTGTGGAAAAATGTCCCATGCAGGCGATCACGTTTGAGGAGGTATAG
- a CDS encoding molybdopterin oxidoreductase family protein — MKKIQSTCNYCAIDCNLDFYVEDGRIRKVVPTKGYPVNDGFCCIKGLSLDKQLTVKKPSPLPKIRQADGSMKEVPWEEGFQYVADKLRELQEKYGTESVAGISTGQLTMEEFALFGHVMRNYLKTNVDGNTRLCMATAVVAHKQSYGFDAPGYTLKDLELSDTIILIGANPVVTHPIVWGKIKENHSKKLIVIDPRKSESARNADYWYGLKHKSDLYLYYAIANLLIEKDYLDKKYIEAHTERFREFKAFVKDYTLNRAAEVTGLSEGQILELVELIHTGKRVSFWWTMGVNQGYEAVRTAQAVINLALMTGNMGRPGTGANSITGQCNAMGSRAYSNTAVLYAGGDFTDPARRAKVAKALGVEESVLAEKPTKTYNQIIEGINAGEIKGLWILCTNPRHSWTNNETFAQAVKKLELYVVQDIYDTIESAEGATVFFPVVSGMKKEGTYINLERRLSAMRQVLPREENEISDYEAILGVGKALGMGNLLRGWETPKDCFALMKECSRGMPCDITGVKWEELENSHGIQWPFREGEKLQEDQRRLYEDGQFFTPSKKAQFIFEKPLENPMPTTEEFPFVFNTGRGSVGQWHTQSRTKEVKFVEDVSLKKAYLYMNPETAKSHGVKENDRICVYSANGQNADFTVKITDNVREDELYAPIHYIECNKLTPSIYDSYSKEPSYKSAAVRFVKR, encoded by the coding sequence ATGAAGAAAATACAATCCACCTGCAATTACTGTGCCATAGACTGTAATCTGGATTTTTATGTGGAGGACGGCAGGATCAGGAAAGTTGTCCCAACAAAAGGCTATCCGGTCAATGACGGATTCTGCTGCATCAAAGGCTTGTCTCTGGACAAACAGCTTACAGTAAAAAAACCATCCCCCCTTCCAAAGATCAGACAGGCAGACGGAAGTATGAAGGAAGTACCTTGGGAGGAGGGCTTTCAGTACGTAGCTGACAAGCTTAGAGAGCTTCAGGAGAAATATGGAACAGAGAGTGTGGCAGGTATCAGCACCGGGCAGCTTACCATGGAAGAGTTTGCCCTGTTCGGCCATGTGATGCGCAACTATCTGAAGACAAATGTGGACGGCAATACCCGCCTCTGCATGGCTACCGCGGTAGTGGCGCATAAGCAGAGCTACGGCTTTGATGCCCCCGGCTATACACTGAAGGATCTGGAGCTGTCTGACACCATCATACTTATCGGGGCGAACCCTGTGGTGACACACCCGATTGTATGGGGAAAGATCAAAGAGAATCACAGCAAAAAACTGATCGTCATAGACCCCAGAAAGTCTGAGAGTGCCAGAAACGCGGATTACTGGTACGGTTTGAAACATAAGAGCGATCTATATCTGTATTATGCCATTGCCAATCTTCTGATCGAGAAGGATTATCTGGATAAAAAATACATAGAAGCGCACACCGAAAGGTTCCGGGAATTCAAAGCATTTGTAAAAGACTACACATTGAACCGAGCAGCAGAGGTGACAGGTCTGTCGGAGGGTCAGATCCTGGAGCTTGTGGAACTGATCCACACAGGAAAACGCGTATCCTTCTGGTGGACCATGGGCGTGAACCAGGGGTATGAGGCTGTACGCACAGCCCAGGCTGTGATCAATCTGGCATTGATGACAGGAAATATGGGGCGTCCCGGAACAGGTGCCAATTCCATCACAGGCCAGTGCAATGCCATGGGTTCCCGTGCCTATAGCAATACAGCAGTTCTCTACGCAGGCGGTGACTTCACGGACCCGGCCAGAAGAGCAAAAGTTGCAAAAGCGCTGGGCGTGGAGGAAAGCGTGCTGGCAGAAAAGCCCACTAAAACCTATAACCAGATCATTGAGGGCATCAATGCGGGAGAGATCAAAGGGCTGTGGATCCTTTGCACCAATCCGAGACACAGTTGGACCAACAATGAAACCTTTGCCCAGGCTGTAAAAAAACTGGAATTATATGTGGTGCAGGATATCTATGATACGATCGAGAGTGCAGAAGGCGCAACTGTGTTCTTCCCGGTGGTGTCCGGCATGAAAAAAGAGGGAACGTATATCAATCTGGAGAGAAGGCTTTCCGCCATGCGTCAGGTACTGCCGAGAGAAGAAAATGAGATATCCGACTACGAAGCCATATTAGGCGTGGGAAAGGCTCTCGGTATGGGAAATCTGCTCAGAGGCTGGGAGACACCAAAGGACTGCTTCGCGCTGATGAAGGAATGCTCCAGGGGAATGCCCTGTGATATTACGGGGGTGAAGTGGGAAGAGCTTGAGAATTCCCACGGCATCCAATGGCCCTTCAGAGAGGGAGAGAAACTGCAGGAGGACCAGAGAAGGCTTTATGAGGACGGACAGTTCTTTACACCCTCTAAAAAAGCGCAGTTTATATTTGAAAAGCCTCTGGAAAATCCCATGCCTACAACCGAAGAGTTCCCCTTTGTATTCAATACGGGACGCGGTTCTGTGGGGCAGTGGCACACACAGAGCCGGACAAAAGAGGTGAAATTTGTAGAGGATGTCTCTCTGAAAAAAGCATATCTGTACATGAACCCGGAGACTGCCAAAAGCCACGGTGTAAAAGAAAATGACAGGATCTGTGTGTATTCTGCCAACGGACAGAATGCGGATTTTACAGTGAAGATCACGGATAATGTCAGGGAAGATGAACTGTACGCGCCCATCCATTATATTGAGTGCAACAAGCTTACACCTTCCATTTATGACTCCTATTCCAAAGAGCCATCCTACAAATCAGCGGCAGTCCGCTTTGTAAAAAGATAA
- a CDS encoding NAD(P)/FAD-dependent oxidoreductase: protein MKYVILGSSAAGVNAAKEIRRVDKGGEIVMISGDETIYSRCILHHYPGNIRTVQQLNFTEPDYTEKYRIQFMRGREAVSVNCEERTVLLKDGESVGFDRLLIATGSHTFIPPVKGMREAGNVIGFRNLSDIDRIKEILPKAKHVVVMGAGLVGLDTISGLLDNNVKPTVVELADHLLCRQLDKEAASVYEPAMVERGVKQYYGVSVQEVFCDREGNIKELALSDSSRIPCDFLIVTAGVRANVEFLEGCQVETDRFGLLFNVFGETNVPGIYGAGDVSGRAPIWPVAVKEGIIAGSNMAGVRRKMTDFFASKSTMNFFGIPTMSLGQPDPQDETELVETQEGKDGYKKIIHKDGRILGAVIQGDLSYSGVLQQLIARRIDVSKVRKPLFEIDYSDFFHVSDNFEFYYQEDTNDE, encoded by the coding sequence ATGAAATATGTGATTCTGGGTTCCTCAGCAGCCGGCGTCAATGCGGCAAAGGAAATCCGCAGGGTGGATAAAGGCGGAGAGATCGTGATGATCTCCGGGGATGAGACCATTTACTCCAGATGTATCCTGCATCATTATCCGGGAAACATCAGGACTGTACAGCAGCTTAACTTCACGGAGCCTGATTACACGGAGAAATACAGGATTCAATTTATGAGGGGCCGGGAGGCTGTCTCTGTAAACTGTGAAGAGCGCACCGTTCTTCTTAAGGACGGAGAGAGCGTTGGATTCGACAGGCTTCTCATAGCGACAGGCTCTCATACCTTCATTCCTCCTGTAAAGGGGATGAGAGAAGCAGGGAATGTGATAGGATTCAGGAACTTAAGTGATATAGACAGGATTAAGGAGATTCTGCCAAAAGCAAAACATGTGGTGGTCATGGGTGCTGGGCTTGTAGGACTAGATACAATTTCAGGCCTGCTTGACAACAACGTGAAGCCCACGGTGGTGGAACTGGCAGACCATCTGCTGTGCAGACAGCTTGATAAAGAGGCGGCATCCGTCTATGAACCGGCTATGGTGGAAAGGGGAGTAAAACAGTATTACGGCGTTAGCGTGCAGGAAGTGTTCTGTGACCGGGAGGGAAATATAAAAGAACTTGCCCTCTCAGACAGCAGCAGAATTCCCTGTGATTTTCTTATTGTGACAGCCGGTGTGCGCGCCAATGTGGAGTTTCTGGAGGGATGTCAGGTGGAGACAGACCGCTTTGGCCTTCTGTTCAATGTATTCGGAGAGACTAATGTACCGGGGATCTATGGAGCCGGAGATGTATCCGGCAGAGCTCCGATCTGGCCTGTGGCTGTCAAGGAGGGCATTATTGCCGGCAGCAATATGGCAGGAGTGAGGCGGAAGATGACAGATTTCTTTGCCAGCAAGTCTACCATGAATTTCTTCGGTATTCCCACTATGTCTCTGGGGCAGCCGGATCCTCAGGATGAGACGGAGCTGGTGGAGACACAGGAGGGAAAGGACGGATATAAGAAGATCATCCACAAGGACGGACGTATCCTGGGTGCTGTTATCCAGGGGGATCTGTCCTACAGCGGAGTTCTCCAGCAGCTTATAGCTAGAAGGATTGACGTGTCAAAGGTAAGGAAACCTTTATTTGAGATAGATTACTCTGACTTTTTCCATGTGAGCGACAATTTTGAATTTTATTATCAGGAGGACACAAACGATGAATAG
- a CDS encoding Crp/Fnr family transcriptional regulator codes for MKEIEESLRIIFGADGIRQSSREHLARYSVLLEMKKGQHLYREREEIVTVYAVVSGTAALYKMNSMGEKKVIFVLGKGSLLNEEVLQDLPEPVSCEIMESARILAIPRKQLLALMETDARLMRFLFSSQSHKVRRLYRQLKNTTNATRGEKKMAAKLWKLARDYGKKEEVGVRISLKLTVTQLADMLGTKRETASRQLKVLVEQGLVRYDRNTFVIPDTDALNRYFKEE; via the coding sequence GTGAAGGAGATAGAGGAATCACTTAGGATCATATTCGGTGCGGATGGGATACGGCAGTCCAGCCGGGAACATCTGGCCCGCTACAGTGTGCTGCTGGAAATGAAAAAAGGGCAGCATCTGTATCGGGAGAGGGAAGAAATCGTCACAGTATATGCTGTGGTCAGCGGGACGGCTGCGTTATATAAGATGAATTCCATGGGAGAAAAGAAAGTGATCTTTGTTCTGGGCAAAGGGAGTCTGCTGAATGAGGAAGTGCTTCAGGATCTGCCGGAGCCTGTGAGCTGTGAGATCATGGAATCTGCCCGGATCCTGGCCATTCCCAGAAAGCAGCTTCTGGCGTTGATGGAGACAGATGCTAGACTCATGCGTTTTCTCTTTTCCTCCCAGTCCCATAAAGTGCGCAGGCTGTACCGGCAGCTTAAGAATACCACCAATGCCACAAGAGGGGAAAAGAAAATGGCAGCCAAGCTGTGGAAACTGGCCCGTGATTATGGGAAAAAGGAGGAGGTCGGTGTTCGCATCTCCCTGAAACTAACGGTAACCCAGCTTGCGGATATGCTGGGCACAAAAAGGGAGACCGCGTCCCGCCAGCTTAAAGTCCTGGTAGAGCAGGGGCTTGTCCGTTATGACAGGAACACATTTGTGATACCGGATACGGACGCACTGAACCGATATTTTAAAGAAGAGTAA